The genomic interval gccgcgcgtggaTGCCCCCGCGGAGCCCGCGCCCATGGCGTCCGTTTCGTCGTCCCCGTCGTACTCGTCGCaggccgccgtcctcctcctcctccaccagccgccgcaccagcacgggcacggcggcgcgtgCCTCCGGTACCGCGGCTCGCAGTCGCAGGGGAGGGGGAATGCCGTAGCTACGTCGCTGGGGCTCTccgcggcggggcggggcggagcggggggcctcctcctgctgccgccgctgcccgcgctgcgggcggcggaggggaaggaTGGGCGGGCCGTGAccaaggatgaggaggaggaggcggcggcggcggcggcggtggaggaggagggggaggtggaggtgaggagggaggaggacaaGCCAGGGGACGATGGGTCAAGGGAGGCCGCAGCGAGGGGATCGGGGTCGGGGCGATTCTCCGCCGACTACATCTCGCTCGGCATCAGGGAGCCCGTCTACGAGGTAACCGATCGGCGATCGAACGCCTTGTAATGGTTAATGGTAAATTGGAGACAGCAAGGGACTCATTCTTATGATCatataagtcaaaatttaaattttagaacttaattttgaatttgattttttttcattgtagaTTATTCGCcgcatttgtttttttagtcaCTAaggacacgtatataaaagCTTTACTCacaaatgattttttatttgctaataagCGATTCGGATAAGGTTGCAAGGTCGTGCATCAGCTAACTTCTGTTCCTAGTCAGAATTATGGATTGCAATAGTTCATGTTCTCAAGGTCTTAAGTCCACTCAACAAGCCAAATGGAAATATTGCAATATGATCATTGTGAGtgtccaaacgtaaataaacaATACATTATATCCCGTTAATCCAAATGTGTAACTTTGGATGGAGGGCTACCAGTAGGCTTCATGCATAATAAATCTTTCTCTAGGTTCAGATtttgctctctctttttttcaagtCATGGGGAGTTATGTCCCTCGTTGAGATCATTTTCTTTGCAAACTCAAATGGCCGTGTGCATCCTAGATGCAGAGGCTGGGGATGTAATCATCTCCcttatctaaaataaatctgCAATTGTCATGCTAATTTGATACATGTTTCTGTAAGGGTAGGTTTGCTTTGGAATGAAATGCCTGTTACATATTCTGGGACTTCTGCAAATTGCAAGATGCAAATTAACTTTCCCGGATATCAAATTTTACTCAGGTGATAGAAGTAAAATCTAATGGGAGGATGTCTACCAAAAAAATAAGCCGGAGGCAGCTATTGAAATCAAGTGGTAGGTAGAAAGAATATGTTTCTCAAGGACTGTAAAAACATGATTATGTAGTCTGTACCAAACTCTCATATAGTGCTTGATAATTTACTGGTAACAGTTTTAGAATTTGAAAATGCTGCCATTTCTTGTGGTTTTGTTCATTCTTGTGAATGTCAAGCTCATTGACAGTATTTATGTTGATCACCGACCTTTTCTTATAGGCCTCCGCCTACGAGATACCAGAAGCGTTGACCCATCGCTATGGCTAATGAATTCAATGCCATCCTTGCTGGTAATAAGATACTTTCAATAATTAATCATGTAGACTTTACTCTGTATATGTTTCCCATCTTTTCCTACAATTTTCAGTTACACAAACAATGGAATGAGTGATGCTAATAATTGTGCATGTACAAGAGTCTGAAGATAGTACAATTGCTCTGTTACAAGTATCTCAGGTTGCCTGTCAAAATTACCTATGTTATTATAGTCAATCACAGAGTCagagttcaattttttttattcaaagaTAGAAGtaaagaaaaaggttttaattCTGCAATATTTTCCAGCTCACATTTCGTTTAGCTGTCTTTTTCAGTAACCTGCATTGTGATTGTAATCTTGACAACCACTGTTCATTACTATGAACTGATAACATACATAGAATATTTGTGTATAGCTTTTCATGTAAACTTCCATATCAATATATTTGAACTCTATGTTTGCATGGTTACTAGATTCTAGATTTATGTAGAAGTTAATTTTTTGCCTTATCAACCTGCTTCACAGTTCAACATATTGCTTCTATGTACCATTTCATATAGGTCCGTGAACAAGCCATATTAGTCAATCTTGGTTCCTTGCGAGCAATTGCTATGCATGAACGCGTTCTTATATTCAATTACAACAGGTCAGTTTGTACactagtcattttaatataaattgtattttacTTGGTGAACATCACTATTGTTATGAAACTTATCAATTATTTTATCTGACTTGAGTAGCCCAGGAGGAAAGGCCTTCTTAGATTCATTACTGCCACGGTTAAATCCAAGAAATATCAATGGTGGACCAGCAATGCCATTTCAACTTGAGGTATCAGGCATATGGATATTCTTATATTAATCCATATTTGTGGTCTGGAACAGTCTTAATATGATGATATTTTCCTTGTCAATTGTTTCATTTATATTTGCCTCCATGGAAGGTTTACTTTGTTTTCAACTCACATAGGAATAAGATTGTCATCCATGAGTTTTCCTAGTTTCTCTTAACGGTCGAATGGAATCTTGAACAAGAATAGGATTATCATCTTTGATTTTAAAAGTTCTTTTTGATTGTACAATATCTTTTTTGGTCTCATTAGTTATTATATTAAATCATTTAACATATATTGCTGACAAAAAACATTTTTATCGCCATCATGCATTTGCCAACATGTCATGCTATGCTTGCATTTTCACCCGATTATTGAGAGTACCATCCTCCTGCCAAATACTGGGCCAAGATGATCTGGTTATTTATTGCCTTCTCTTATATTCAGGTTGTCGAAGCTGCCCTGCTTTCTAGAATACAAAGGTTGGAGCGAAGGCTAATGCGTATCGAGCCTCGTGTGAGTGCCAGAAAAGTCCCTGCTAGCTCTACATCTTGTACAAGATTGTATATCCTGATGTTGTTAGTTCTACTTTCTGGTGCATATTCAATTTATGGAGCAATCTGATATATTGTCAATAGGTGACTTAAGACACTTACGAATTCCTGTTCCTGTCCTCTATTTTCTTGATTTCAACCTTGAAAACTTCATTCAAAGCACATATATACAGAACTGAACTAATAATAATGCATGTTATTTCCATATCCTGCACCCTAACTCTTTCCTTTGGCATTTAGAAGTCCCTGACTGCAGATTTGCACGCCTTCCtctatatttttatacatcttTACCAAATGGACTAATTGAAGCATCTGATCTTCACACAAGTCAACTGCACAAATCATAAGCTACTGTCAATACCTAGCTTTTTGCTGAGCACTTACTAAGTTTAACACTAGGGAGTAAGGATCTTCTTGAAGTCCCTTGTAAATCACAGACAAGACATAGACCAGTACCATGTGTCCGTGCCACATGATCACTGCAGAattccttcttttttaaaaaaaatgggaaaCAGTCGGAAAGAGCCCTACCAAGCTGACCCTGCATTTTCATGTGGTATTTTAGGTGTTGTCGTATTCTTGTGTTTGTGTTTCAGTCATGTATGGATCAAGAACATGCCAGTGTTCAAATTGACTCTATTTATaatggaaaaaataataattgggGTATCTGGGCTTATATCTCAGGTGGGTGCTTTGCTTGAAGTTCTACCAAATCGGTTGACAGCTGATGTGTTGGAGCAGCTTCGTCTAAGCAAACAAGCATTGGTATTAAAGCTGCACTTTAGAATCATTTCCTGGACTTGTTTGTCAAGTTTAATTTTGTCTCTATTCATGTCAAGGTTGAGCTGGGTTCACGAGCAGGTGATCTCAAACAAATGCTTATTGATCTCCTAGATGATCCTCATGAAATCCGTCGAATATGCATAATGGGAAGAAATTGCACGCTCGACAAATTAAGTGATAACATGGAGTGCTCCGTTCCTTTAGAGAAGCAGATTGCTGAAGGTATGGATTGAGAGCATCATTggactttttatattttggagacATATTACTGCCTTCATGGATTTTTTTGTTTCCAAGCATGGCATGTGCGGAATTCACAAGGAGTGTTGCAATCACTTATTTGTCAGTAGTTAACTGTTTGATTCTGTTTTACTTGTTTcatctgtattttttttgttttaacagaagaagaggaagaaatcgAAATGTTGTTGGAAAATTATCTTCAAAGGTATTCATCTGCAATACAATCTTTTCAGATGTCTTGTTTCTTTCTTGCAGACCTTCATTGTGTATTCTTACTGTCAGATGTGAATCAATCCATGGTCAAGCAGAGAGACTTCTTGATTCTGCAAGAGAAATGGAAGATTCAATTGCGGTCAACTTAAGGTCTGTCTACTCTCACAGACCACATGATCTCACAAAGTTTAGCTTCATCAATGCATGTGTTCTTATAATTTATAACAATGCtcacttttgtgatttttttgcTCTTGAATATAATTGGACAGTAAAAATATATGTGTAAATGTAtgaattttaataaaaagtATATTTTGAATTTAATAAACGATCTAAGGTGACAACCGAACATAAATTACTAGT from Oryza glaberrima chromosome 3, OglaRS2, whole genome shotgun sequence carries:
- the LOC127768204 gene encoding magnesium transporter MRS2-A, chloroplastic; translated protein: MASVSSSPSYSSQAAVLLLLHQPPHQHGHGGACLRYRGSQSQGRGNAVATSLGLSAAGRGGAGGLLLLPPLPALRAAEGKDGRAVTKDEEEEAAAAAAVEEEGEVEVRREEDKPGDDGSREAAARGSGSGRFSADYISLGIREPVYEVIEVKSNGRMSTKKISRRQLLKSSGLRLRDTRSVDPSLWLMNSMPSLLVREQAILVNLGSLRAIAMHERVLIFNYNSPGGKAFLDSLLPRLNPRNINGGPAMPFQLEVVEAALLSRIQRLERRLMRIEPRVGALLEVLPNRLTADVLEQLRLSKQALVELGSRAGDLKQMLIDLLDDPHEIRRICIMGRNCTLDKLSDNMECSVPLEKQIAEEEEEEIEMLLENYLQRCESIHGQAERLLDSAREMEDSIAVNLSSRRLEVSRVELLLQVGTFCVAIGALIAGIFGMNLKSYLETNAWAFWATTGGIVVGAVAGFFIMYSYLKTRKIL